In a single window of the Candidatus Epulonipiscium sp. genome:
- a CDS encoding DNA polymerase IV yields the protein MTSSNFVIMHIDVNSAYLSWEAMYRLQQGDKIDLRTIPSVVGGDPKKRHGVVLAKSIPAKKYKIKTGESLFSALQKCPNLTIVPSHHELYMECSNNLMRVLEEYSPIIQRYSIDECFLDYTHMECHFGDPVSAAYSIKNRIKKDLGFTVNIGVSHNKLLAKMASDFTKPDAVHTLFPHEIREKMWPLPVEELFMVGGATASKLYNLGIYTIGDLARANPRFLSQHFKSQGILIWNFANGIESSPIIGEDYSPIKGISNSTTVSSDIIDRKTAHKILLSLAENVAMRLREEKYYGELVSISIKSSDFRHYSHQRKIGMATDSTHYIYRYACSLFDEAWKGEPIRSLGIRVSELCNDESCQMSLFNTSDIKKQQAIDKSIDDLRKKFGSKAVFRASQL from the coding sequence ATGACTTCTTCTAATTTTGTAATTATGCATATTGATGTGAATTCAGCCTATCTCAGTTGGGAAGCCATGTACAGATTACAACAAGGTGATAAAATAGATCTAAGAACCATCCCTTCTGTTGTTGGGGGAGACCCTAAAAAAAGGCATGGGGTTGTCCTTGCCAAATCCATCCCCGCAAAAAAATATAAGATTAAAACCGGTGAATCTTTATTTTCAGCCCTACAAAAATGCCCAAATCTTACAATAGTTCCCTCCCATCATGAACTTTATATGGAATGTAGCAACAATTTAATGAGGGTGCTAGAGGAATATTCTCCTATTATTCAAAGGTATAGTATCGATGAATGTTTTTTAGATTATACCCATATGGAGTGTCATTTTGGGGATCCTGTTTCTGCCGCATACTCAATAAAAAATCGCATCAAAAAGGACTTGGGGTTTACGGTAAATATTGGGGTTTCCCATAATAAACTCTTGGCAAAAATGGCCTCGGATTTTACAAAACCTGATGCAGTACATACCTTATTTCCCCATGAGATAAGAGAAAAAATGTGGCCTCTTCCTGTAGAAGAATTGTTTATGGTAGGGGGCGCTACCGCCTCTAAACTTTATAATTTAGGAATATATACTATAGGAGATTTGGCAAGGGCAAATCCAAGGTTTCTATCACAGCATTTTAAAAGCCAAGGAATTTTAATTTGGAACTTTGCCAATGGTATTGAAAGTTCACCAATAATAGGTGAGGACTATTCTCCTATTAAAGGAATTAGTAATTCTACAACTGTTTCTTCAGATATAATCGATAGAAAAACAGCCCATAAAATTCTTCTGTCCCTTGCTGAAAATGTAGCAATGCGACTTAGGGAAGAAAAATATTATGGGGAGCTAGTCTCTATATCTATTAAATCCAGCGACTTTAGGCATTATTCGCATCAAAGAAAAATTGGTATGGCAACGGATAGCACCCACTATATTTATAGATATGCCTGTAGCTTGTTTGATGAAGCTTGGAAGGGAGAACCCATAAGAAGCCTTGGAATAAGGGTGTCAGAATTATGTAATGATGAATCTTGCCAA